TCGACCTGCTAAAGTAATAAGCTCTACCGGTTTCGAGCGTTTTTAACCATGCCTCACGATTCATATAGGCCAGCATCAGGACCTCTTCCGTTTCGTTATCCTGAACGATGACCGGTACCAGACCTTCGCCCTTTTCAAAATCAGGCTCAATCATGCCACTCCCTTTGAGTCCTTGGACTCTGACTTCTCAAGTTTGTTGCAAAGCATCTTTTATGCTGTGTTAGCTGAAGTGCCCGCTTAAGCATACTCATAAAGAGGAACTGTCACCACTGGACGGGTCGTTGTTAGCAACAATGCTTCAATCCGACGTACTGTTTCTGGCTTTAGAAGTACGTCCCCGCAAACTGAGCAAACCTCTGCTGGAACGTGATCAATAACAATCACTTGACCATGATAGCGTACGGGGTGCACAATCTGTCGCTCTTCATATTCGCCAGGGCATGTTTCAATACTGCATTTCATCTCTACTGCCTCCTTTGGGTAGGTGTCATCCACTTTGGTGGTCTGGGTTCATAGACCGTAACGATGATAAGCACAGGTCGTGCTGTCGTACACACGATATGTATAGGACGGCCGCTACGTGCAAAACCATTGAGCAGACAACAAGCTCCGCGGCGGTGCCCAGGGTAATTCTCCAAAATTCGGCCTGTAGCAATAGCTTCCATGATTTCATCAAGCGTAATATCCTCTTCAACCATTTCTTGCTGGGCGTGCTGGGTAATGCGAATGTCCTCTGCTGCAGCTTGAGCACGTATCC
The DNA window shown above is from Syntrophales bacterium and carries:
- a CDS encoding DUF4258 domain-containing protein; translated protein: MGLDEVDVNDVEAAFERIRAQAAAEDIRITQHAQQEMVEEDITLDEIMEAIATGRILENYPGHRRGACCLLNGFARSGRPIHIVCTTARPVLIIVTVYEPRPPKWMTPTQRRQ